The Tistrella mobilis genome window below encodes:
- a CDS encoding branched-chain amino acid ABC transporter permease, with protein sequence MDTAYYLNLAFNGLVEGSIYALGALAITLVFGIARFPNASTGDLMTVGAFGGLAGTLAGGGLLGAAIAGVGVSAAVALAFHFLLFRNLARRSAVASMIASIGLAFFLRSALSFIFGHDQRVYDLPLTRAVLFGPIRVQPTDLQVMGAAAAALAVVFAVLHLTPIGRRMRAVADNPDLARASGINAGRVMAVMWLMAGGLAGLGGVLLGAKTVVTSEMGWDLLLPAFAATILGTIGNPIGAVLGGLLIGLVQELSTPFVGFTYKIGMGFAVLLLMLMIRPQGLFARNALVR encoded by the coding sequence ATGGATACCGCCTATTATCTCAACCTGGCCTTCAACGGCCTGGTCGAGGGCTCGATCTATGCCCTCGGCGCGCTGGCGATCACGCTGGTTTTCGGCATCGCCCGCTTTCCCAATGCCTCCACCGGCGACCTGATGACGGTCGGCGCCTTCGGCGGCCTTGCCGGCACGCTGGCCGGTGGCGGGCTTCTGGGGGCGGCGATCGCCGGAGTGGGCGTCTCGGCCGCGGTGGCGCTCGCCTTCCATTTCCTGCTGTTCCGCAATCTGGCCCGGCGCTCGGCGGTGGCCTCGATGATCGCGTCGATCGGTCTCGCCTTTTTCCTGCGGTCGGCACTCTCCTTCATCTTCGGCCATGATCAGCGGGTCTACGACCTGCCGCTGACCCGTGCGGTCCTGTTCGGGCCGATCCGGGTGCAGCCGACCGATCTGCAGGTGATGGGGGCGGCGGCGGCGGCACTGGCCGTGGTCTTTGCCGTGCTGCATCTGACCCCGATCGGCCGCAGGATGCGGGCGGTGGCCGACAATCCCGATCTCGCCAGGGCTTCGGGCATCAATGCCGGGCGGGTGATGGCGGTGATGTGGCTGATGGCGGGCGGGCTGGCCGGGCTCGGCGGCGTTCTGCTGGGCGCCAAAACCGTGGTGACCTCCGAAATGGGCTGGGACCTGCTGCTGCCGGCCTTTGCCGCCACCATCCTCGGCACCATCGGCAACCCGATCGGCGCCGTTCTGGGCGGGCTGCTGATCGGCCTGGTACAGGAGCTGTCCACCCCCTTCGTCGGCTTCACCTACAAGATCGGCATGGGCTTCGCGGTGCTGCTGCTGATGCTGATGATCCGGCCGCAGGGGCTGTTCGCCCGCAACGCCCTGGTTCGCTGA
- a CDS encoding ABC transporter substrate-binding protein, with protein sequence MAGRIEARMRRAVTAGVSLAVMSLALGGAAQAETAPFRIGALNPVTGAGSPYGPGMQKAIILAADEVNAAGGACGRKLEVSAEDTQTSPEAAVLAVKKLIEVNKVDAVMGTWSSGVTLAVMPITTQAGLSLLNTSGAPAISTEDKADLVWRFQATNDRFGQAFARIATERGFKRPATMAYNNASGIGNTEGFTRAWTAAGGEVVSSVVYEPKRPSYRSELQQILAANPDVIVMGSYLQDTTVILREWYQSGQNPDVKWIIPGWAANQQLIDALGPDVLANVIAVDSISNESAPSYAHFEAAYKKAMGADAPANVYAAMTYDMVIAWGLAMQQACPDTATAAVNGSIRAIDTADGAPVYTFAEGKAAIEAGRKVNYEGASSRLSFDEYGDVTPDFSLSEIDGGAFVRKGVVSF encoded by the coding sequence ATGGCAGGACGGATTGAGGCCCGCATGCGCCGGGCCGTGACGGCAGGGGTTTCGCTCGCGGTGATGTCCCTCGCGCTCGGCGGTGCGGCGCAGGCGGAGACCGCGCCCTTCAGGATCGGGGCACTGAACCCGGTCACCGGCGCCGGCAGCCCCTATGGTCCCGGCATGCAGAAGGCGATCATCCTGGCGGCGGACGAGGTGAACGCCGCGGGTGGCGCCTGCGGCCGCAAGCTGGAAGTCTCGGCCGAAGATACCCAGACCTCGCCCGAAGCTGCCGTGCTGGCGGTGAAGAAGCTGATCGAGGTCAACAAGGTCGATGCGGTGATGGGCACCTGGTCCTCGGGCGTCACGCTTGCGGTCATGCCGATCACCACCCAGGCCGGGCTGTCGCTGCTGAACACCTCGGGCGCGCCGGCGATCTCAACCGAGGACAAGGCCGATCTGGTCTGGCGCTTCCAGGCGACCAATGACCGCTTCGGCCAGGCCTTCGCCAGGATCGCCACCGAGCGCGGCTTCAAGCGCCCGGCGACCATGGCCTATAACAACGCCTCCGGCATCGGCAATACCGAGGGCTTCACCAGGGCCTGGACGGCCGCCGGCGGCGAGGTCGTCTCCAGCGTCGTCTACGAGCCCAAGCGGCCGAGCTACCGGTCCGAACTGCAGCAGATCCTGGCGGCGAACCCCGACGTGATCGTCATGGGGTCCTATCTTCAGGACACCACCGTCATCCTGCGCGAATGGTATCAGAGCGGCCAGAACCCGGATGTGAAGTGGATCATTCCGGGCTGGGCCGCCAATCAGCAGCTGATCGATGCGCTGGGCCCCGATGTGCTCGCCAATGTGATCGCAGTCGACAGCATCAGCAATGAGAGCGCGCCGTCCTACGCCCATTTCGAGGCAGCCTACAAGAAGGCGATGGGGGCAGACGCGCCGGCCAATGTCTATGCGGCGATGACCTATGACATGGTGATCGCCTGGGGTCTGGCGATGCAGCAGGCCTGCCCCGACACGGCCACCGCGGCGGTGAACGGCAGCATCCGGGCAATCGATACCGCCGACGGCGCGCCGGTCTACACCTTCGCCGAGGGCAAGGCCGCGATCGAGGCCGGCCGCAAGGTGAACTATGAAGGCGCCTCCAGCCGCCTCTCCTTCGACGAGTATGGCGACGTGACGCCCGATTTCAGCCTGTCGGAGATCGATGGCGGTGCCTTCGTCCGCAAGGGCGTGGTCTCGTTCTGA
- a CDS encoding TetR/AcrR family transcriptional regulator: MTGAKVRRTQEERSAETRDKLLYATLDVLMEAGHARLATQAVCERAGVSRGAMLHHYPTRSDLLVAAIERLLDDEIVEMRGMAASVRSGAIGLDAFVDDLWRRFSGRLFYITLEHITAARTDDDLRDALLPVVKRFHVALDDMWTEFFEARGTADRATTTVLNLTLCLLRGMGAQTVLKPDPDYYQDLLRAWKTILATLVEGRGSGGTLAGSVGV, from the coding sequence ATGACCGGTGCGAAGGTGCGGCGCACGCAGGAGGAGCGGAGCGCCGAAACCCGCGACAAGCTGCTCTATGCGACGCTCGACGTGCTGATGGAAGCCGGCCACGCCCGGCTGGCCACCCAGGCGGTCTGTGAACGTGCTGGCGTGTCACGCGGGGCAATGCTGCACCACTATCCCACCCGCAGCGATCTGCTGGTGGCGGCGATCGAGCGTCTGCTCGACGACGAGATCGTCGAGATGCGCGGCATGGCCGCCTCGGTGCGTTCGGGTGCGATCGGCCTGGATGCTTTCGTGGACGATCTGTGGCGGCGCTTCTCGGGCCGGCTGTTCTACATCACGCTGGAACACATCACCGCTGCCCGGACCGATGACGATCTGCGCGACGCGCTGCTGCCGGTGGTGAAGCGTTTCCATGTCGCGCTCGACGACATGTGGACCGAGTTTTTCGAGGCCCGCGGCACGGCCGACCGGGCCACGACCACCGTGCTCAATCTGACGCTCTGCCTGCTGCGCGGCATGGGCGCCCAGACGGTGCTGAAACCGGATCCGGATTATTACCAGGACCTGCTCAGGGCCTGGAAGACGATCCTCGCAACCCTCGTGGAGGGGCGGGGCTCAGGCGGCACGCTGGCGGGGAGCGTCGGCGTGTGA
- the cynS gene encoding cyanase, translating to MNMTKTSTDAPLSKADATALILAAKAAHGLTWEAIAEGIGMSPVWTTSAALGMNSMPPEKAQALVTLLDLPAAVVPALVAFPTKIWDQAVPTDPAIYRLYEIVGVYGETLKEIIQEKFGDGIMSAIDFTMHVDKIEDPKGDRVKITMNGKFLPYKAW from the coding sequence ATGAACATGACCAAGACCTCCACCGATGCGCCGCTGTCCAAGGCCGATGCCACGGCGCTGATCCTGGCCGCCAAGGCGGCGCATGGCTTGACCTGGGAGGCGATCGCCGAGGGCATCGGCATGTCGCCGGTCTGGACCACTTCGGCGGCGCTGGGCATGAACAGCATGCCGCCCGAGAAGGCGCAGGCGCTGGTGACCCTGCTCGACCTGCCTGCGGCCGTGGTGCCGGCTCTGGTCGCATTCCCGACCAAGATCTGGGACCAGGCCGTGCCGACCGATCCCGCGATCTATCGCCTCTACGAGATCGTGGGCGTCTATGGCGAGACCCTGAAGGAGATCATCCAGGAGAAGTTCGGCGACGGCATCATGAGCGCGATCGACTTCACCATGCATGTCGACAAGATCGAGGATCCCAAGGGCGACCGGGTGAAGATCACCATGAATGGCAAGTTCCTGCCCTACAAGGCATGGTGA
- a CDS encoding ABC transporter ATP-binding protein, with product MTSARPFLDVSGLAKRFPARGGGETTVFEQVDFTMDRGEFVCVIGHSGCGKSTILNILAGLDSASSGAVVMDGREISGPGLDRGVVFQNYSLLPWATALENVVFAIRARHRDWSRQQIRAHALSHLAKVGLSGGAEHRKPAELSGGMRQRVSIARAFAIEPRLLLLDEPFGALDALTRGTIQDELIRIWSDTDQSVFMITHDVDEAILLADRILLMTNGPRARIAESVVIDIPRPRARDTILHDPAFYAIRNHLVEFLTRRSRELAAGGGGGTGTGAPRTVRFGRDGSAQGVDVVPLHRAAR from the coding sequence ATGACGAGCGCACGCCCCTTTCTCGACGTCTCGGGCCTGGCAAAACGCTTCCCCGCCCGGGGCGGCGGCGAGACCACGGTTTTCGAGCAGGTCGACTTCACCATGGATCGTGGCGAATTCGTCTGCGTGATCGGCCATTCCGGCTGCGGCAAATCCACCATCCTCAACATCCTGGCCGGGCTCGACAGCGCCTCCTCGGGGGCGGTGGTCATGGACGGCCGGGAAATCTCGGGCCCCGGTCTCGACCGCGGCGTGGTGTTCCAGAATTACAGCCTGCTGCCCTGGGCGACGGCGCTCGAAAACGTGGTCTTCGCCATCCGCGCCCGGCATCGCGACTGGTCGCGGCAGCAGATCCGCGCGCATGCGCTCAGCCATCTGGCCAAGGTCGGGCTGTCCGGCGGGGCGGAGCACCGCAAGCCGGCCGAACTCTCGGGCGGCATGCGGCAGCGGGTCAGCATCGCCCGGGCCTTTGCGATCGAGCCCCGGCTGCTGCTGCTCGACGAGCCCTTCGGTGCGCTGGATGCGCTCACCCGCGGCACCATCCAGGACGAGCTGATCCGCATCTGGTCCGATACCGACCAGAGCGTGTTCATGATCACCCATGACGTCGACGAGGCGATCCTGCTTGCCGACCGGATCCTGCTGATGACCAACGGCCCGCGGGCGCGCATCGCGGAAAGCGTGGTCATCGATATCCCGCGGCCGCGGGCCCGGGACACCATCCTGCACGACCCGGCCTTCTATGCCATCCGCAACCATCTGGTCGAATTCCTGACCCGGCGCTCGCGGGAGCTGGCCGCGGGGGGCGGCGGCGGCACCGGCACCGGTGCTCCGCGCACCGTGCGCTTCGGCCGCGACGGCAGTGCCCAGGGCGTCGATGTCGTGCCCCTCCATCGCGCCGCCCGTTGA
- the ntrB gene encoding nitrate ABC transporter permease: MPSLRIRAAILSVAVLALLLGVWELSGTAPAASAAQDEYARLMGGADTQARLPAPSDILMRAWEEISDPFYDAGPNDKGIGIQIGYSLYRVAAGYLAAAAIALPLGFLIGMSPLAYRALDPFIQVLRPISPLAWMPLALFVIKDSQMSAIFVIFICSIWPMLLNTALGVANVRRDWVNVARTHELGPVSTALRVILPAAAPTIVTGMRISIGIAWLVIVAAEMLVGGTGIGYYVWNEWNNLDLTSVVFSILMIGLVGMALDALLGALARAVAYAD, from the coding sequence ATGCCGTCGCTCCGCATCCGTGCCGCGATCCTGTCGGTCGCGGTGCTGGCCCTGCTGCTGGGGGTCTGGGAACTCTCCGGCACGGCGCCCGCCGCCTCGGCGGCGCAGGACGAATATGCCCGGCTGATGGGCGGTGCCGACACCCAGGCCCGCCTGCCGGCCCCCTCCGACATCCTGATGCGCGCCTGGGAAGAGATATCGGATCCCTTCTATGACGCCGGCCCCAATGACAAGGGCATCGGCATCCAGATCGGCTATTCGCTCTACCGGGTGGCGGCGGGCTATCTGGCCGCGGCCGCCATCGCCCTGCCGCTCGGCTTCCTGATCGGCATGTCGCCGCTGGCCTATCGGGCGCTCGACCCGTTCATCCAGGTACTGCGGCCGATCTCGCCGCTCGCCTGGATGCCGCTCGCGCTGTTCGTCATCAAGGACAGCCAGATGTCGGCGATCTTCGTGATCTTCATCTGCTCGATCTGGCCGATGCTGCTCAACACCGCCTTGGGTGTCGCCAATGTCCGGCGGGACTGGGTGAATGTGGCCCGCACCCACGAACTCGGGCCGGTCTCGACCGCCCTCAGGGTCATCCTGCCGGCCGCGGCACCCACCATCGTGACGGGGATGCGGATCTCGATCGGCATCGCCTGGCTGGTGATCGTGGCGGCGGAGATGCTCGTCGGCGGCACCGGCATCGGCTACTACGTCTGGAACGAGTGGAACAATCTCGATCTCACCAGCGTGGTGTTCTCCATCCTGATGATCGGTCTGGTCGGCATGGCGCTGGATGCGCTGCTCGGCGCGCTCGCCCGCGCCGTGGCCTATGCCGATTGA
- a CDS encoding CmpA/NrtA family ABC transporter substrate-binding protein, translating into MTIKSLGDAFDPDVDLGHGRHCGCAACATTSARPASARPTSAPSGPALPAGDEALVDRMVENAVVRSMFGGNEIARRSFLKTVGAGAFAAALASVLPLDRVKAAVKDGMTGGGPLEKTKLNIGFVPITCATPIIMAHPMGFYERRGLDVQVIKTAGWAVARDKSLNKEYDASHMLTPMPLAITMGAGSTAQPFLMPAVENINGQAIVLHVDHKDKRDPRDWKGFRFGVPFEYSMHNFLLRYYVAEHGLDPDKDIQIRVVPPPEMVANLRAGNLDGYLSPDPFNQRAVWEKVGFIHLLTKDIWEGHPCCAFACSKAFAEEMPNTYGALVMALLEATAYAADPANRKEISAAIAPANYLNQPVPVIEQVLTGRFADGLGQVQDVPDRIDFDPFPWHSMGVWILTQMKRWGYISGEIDYRGIAEQVYLAAETGARMKELGLTPPEVTYEPHTIMGKTFDPADPEGYLASFAIRRS; encoded by the coding sequence ATGACGATCAAGAGCCTCGGCGACGCCTTCGATCCGGATGTCGACCTCGGCCATGGCCGGCACTGCGGCTGTGCCGCCTGCGCAACGACCTCCGCCCGTCCGGCCTCGGCCCGGCCGACATCCGCTCCATCGGGCCCGGCGCTGCCCGCGGGCGACGAAGCGCTGGTCGATCGGATGGTCGAGAACGCGGTCGTCCGCTCCATGTTCGGCGGCAACGAGATCGCCCGGCGGTCGTTTCTGAAGACCGTGGGGGCGGGGGCCTTTGCGGCGGCGCTGGCCTCGGTTCTGCCGCTCGACCGGGTCAAGGCGGCGGTCAAGGACGGCATGACCGGCGGTGGCCCGCTGGAGAAGACGAAACTGAACATCGGCTTCGTGCCGATCACCTGCGCCACCCCGATCATCATGGCCCATCCCATGGGTTTCTATGAACGCCGGGGCCTGGATGTGCAGGTGATCAAGACCGCCGGCTGGGCGGTCGCCCGCGACAAGTCGCTCAACAAGGAATACGACGCCTCGCACATGCTGACGCCGATGCCGCTGGCGATCACCATGGGGGCGGGCTCCACCGCCCAGCCCTTCCTGATGCCGGCGGTGGAGAACATCAACGGTCAGGCGATCGTGCTGCATGTCGATCACAAGGACAAGCGCGACCCCAGGGACTGGAAGGGCTTCCGCTTCGGCGTTCCCTTCGAATACTCGATGCACAATTTCCTGCTGCGTTATTACGTCGCCGAGCATGGGCTCGACCCCGACAAGGATATCCAGATCCGGGTCGTGCCGCCGCCCGAGATGGTCGCCAATCTGCGTGCCGGAAATCTGGACGGCTACCTGTCGCCGGATCCGTTCAACCAGCGTGCCGTCTGGGAAAAGGTCGGCTTCATCCATCTGCTGACCAAGGACATCTGGGAAGGCCATCCCTGCTGCGCCTTCGCCTGTTCCAAGGCCTTCGCCGAAGAGATGCCCAACACCTATGGCGCCCTGGTCATGGCCCTGCTGGAGGCGACCGCCTATGCCGCCGATCCGGCCAATCGCAAGGAGATCTCGGCCGCGATCGCGCCCGCCAATTATCTGAACCAGCCCGTGCCGGTGATCGAACAGGTGCTGACCGGCCGCTTCGCCGACGGGCTGGGCCAGGTGCAGGACGTGCCCGACCGGATCGATTTCGATCCCTTCCCCTGGCATTCGATGGGGGTGTGGATCCTGACCCAGATGAAGCGCTGGGGCTACATCTCGGGCGAGATCGACTATCGCGGCATCGCCGAACAGGTCTATCTCGCCGCCGAGACCGGTGCCCGGATGAAGGAGCTGGGCCTGACCCCGCCCGAGGTCACTTACGAGCCCCACACCATCATGGGCAAGACCTTCGATCCGGCGGATCCCGAAGGCTATCTCGCCTCCTTCGCCATCCGGCGCAGCTGA
- a CDS encoding sigma 54-interacting transcriptional regulator, with protein MPDTAAPPDHARRSDALAAVIIAASPRPMLVFDPVADLILHANPAAGRLFGLAPEVLVTRRMSELHKGQIPALVVFTEAVLDQGQAVTRGLAPSRADGSEVAVEYEGARLDGAGAGLVLLTISDLEERHRREVDAEADAYLKGGIAEWRRVERFFRDVERQNQLILRAAGEGIYGINADGHTTFVNPAAERLLGWRAEELVGRDMHGMVHHTHADGSHYPEHECPIYAAFREGEVRQIDDEVFWRKDGRPIRVEYTSTPIRDRGVVVGAVIVFRDVTSRREAEERLHAALAEVDALRERLERENAYLLEEIRTEVNHHHIIGRSAAIQTIARQIDLVAPTDANVLITGESGTGKELIARAIHEAGRRSHRPLIRVNCAAIPRELFESEFFGHVRGAFTGAVRDRVGRFDLADGGTLFLDEVGEIPLELQSKLLRVLQEGHFERVGEERTRAVDVRIVAATNRDLKDQVRRGRFREDLYFRLNVFPIESVPLRERLDDVPLLAAHFLAKTCRRLNIPELRLTRGDVERLTGYDWPGNVRELENVIERAAILARGGRLRFDLEPSDTTRHAGRVPPPAAPAMAEFEDGILTEAGRRDRDRRMIEVALSRCGGRVYGPNGAAALLGLPATTLASRIRALGLEPRRYRPG; from the coding sequence ATGCCCGATACCGCAGCACCACCCGACCACGCCCGCCGGTCCGATGCCCTGGCGGCGGTGATCATTGCCGCCAGCCCGCGGCCGATGCTGGTCTTCGATCCGGTGGCCGATCTGATCCTGCATGCCAACCCGGCGGCAGGCCGGCTGTTCGGCCTGGCGCCGGAGGTGCTCGTCACACGGCGGATGAGCGAACTGCACAAGGGCCAGATACCGGCGCTGGTGGTCTTCACCGAGGCCGTTCTGGACCAGGGCCAGGCGGTCACCCGGGGTCTGGCCCCCAGCCGTGCGGATGGCAGCGAGGTCGCGGTCGAATACGAGGGCGCACGGCTCGACGGGGCCGGTGCCGGGCTGGTCCTGCTGACCATTTCGGATCTGGAAGAACGTCATCGCCGCGAGGTCGATGCCGAAGCCGACGCCTATCTCAAGGGTGGCATCGCCGAGTGGCGGCGGGTGGAACGCTTCTTCCGCGATGTCGAACGGCAGAACCAGCTGATCCTGAGGGCCGCCGGCGAAGGCATCTACGGCATCAACGCCGACGGCCATACCACTTTCGTCAACCCCGCCGCTGAACGTCTGCTGGGCTGGCGGGCGGAAGAGCTGGTCGGCCGCGACATGCACGGCATGGTCCACCACACCCATGCCGATGGCAGCCATTATCCCGAGCACGAATGCCCGATCTACGCCGCCTTCCGCGAAGGCGAAGTCCGCCAGATCGACGATGAGGTGTTCTGGCGGAAGGATGGCCGGCCGATCCGGGTGGAGTATACCAGCACGCCGATTCGCGATCGCGGCGTCGTGGTCGGCGCCGTGATCGTGTTCCGCGACGTCACCAGCCGGCGCGAGGCAGAGGAACGGCTGCATGCCGCCCTGGCCGAGGTCGATGCGCTGCGCGAGCGGCTGGAACGCGAGAACGCCTATCTGCTGGAAGAGATCCGCACCGAGGTCAACCACCACCACATCATCGGCCGCAGCGCCGCCATCCAGACCATCGCCCGCCAGATCGACCTGGTGGCACCGACGGATGCGAATGTGCTGATCACCGGCGAAAGCGGCACCGGCAAGGAGCTGATCGCACGCGCGATCCACGAAGCCGGCCGGCGGTCACACCGGCCGCTGATCCGGGTGAACTGCGCGGCCATCCCGCGGGAGCTGTTCGAAAGCGAGTTCTTCGGCCATGTCCGCGGCGCCTTTACCGGCGCGGTGCGCGACCGGGTCGGCCGGTTCGACCTGGCCGATGGCGGCACGCTGTTCCTGGACGAGGTGGGCGAGATCCCGCTGGAACTGCAGAGCAAACTGCTGCGAGTGCTGCAGGAGGGCCATTTCGAGCGGGTCGGCGAAGAGCGGACCCGGGCGGTCGATGTACGGATCGTGGCCGCCACCAATCGCGACCTGAAGGATCAGGTACGCCGCGGCCGGTTCCGCGAGGATCTCTATTTCCGCCTCAACGTCTTCCCGATCGAGAGCGTGCCCCTGCGCGAACGGTTGGATGACGTGCCGCTGCTGGCGGCCCATTTCCTGGCCAAGACCTGCCGGCGGCTGAACATCCCCGAGCTCCGGCTGACCCGGGGCGACGTGGAGCGGCTGACCGGCTATGACTGGCCGGGCAATGTCCGGGAGCTGGAGAATGTGATCGAACGGGCGGCGATCCTGGCCCGGGGGGGCCGGCTGCGCTTCGATCTGGAGCCTTCCGACACCACCCGCCATGCCGGCCGGGTACCACCGCCTGCCGCACCTGCAATGGCGGAGTTCGAGGACGGCATATTGACCGAGGCCGGCCGCCGCGACCGCGACCGCCGGATGATCGAAGTCGCCCTCAGCCGCTGCGGTGGCCGGGTCTACGGTCCGAACGGAGCCGCCGCCCTGCTCGGCCTGCCGGCAACCACACTGGCCTCCCGGATCCGGGCCCTGGGGCTGGAACCGCGCCGCTACAGGCCGGGATAG